The nucleotide window TGGTTGAAGTCAAGGCCTGCAGCCCCATTGGCCCCCGTGCATGAAGCTTTTGTGTACTGATTCCAATTTCAGCCCCAAATCCAAATTCATATCCATCTGTGAATCTAGTTGAAGCGTTGTGGTAAACTGCAGCAGCATCCACTTCCTGTAAAAACCTGTATACATTTTCAGGGTCGGAAGAAACAATCACTTCAGAATGCTTTGTCCCATACCCGTTAATATGCGAAATGGCTTCATCTATGCTGCCAACTACTTTTATGGCTACTTCCAATCCCAAATATTCTGTCGACCAGTCTTGCTCAGTGGCTGGAATGATTGCTCTCCCGGGAACCATTTCATCACCGTGAATGATTACCCCTTTGTCCTGCAGGGTCTCTACCAGTTTGGGCAGATGCATGGCTGCCCACTCTTCATGGACAAGGATTGTTTCACACGCATTACAAACAGACGGACGCTGTGTTTTCGCATTCATAGAAATATTGATTGCCATATTTCTGTCAGCTGATTGATCGATAAACACGTGACAGTTACCCGCACCCGTTTCCAATACAGGAACAGTAGAGTTTTCCACAACCGTTTTGATCAGTTTCGCACCGCCTCGGGGAATCAGTACATCGAGGTAGCGGTTCAACTTGAACATTTCAGATGCAGTGTCCCTGCTTGTATCTTCAACAAGCTGAACTGCATCAACAGGCAAATCGCTCTTCTCAAGCGCTCGATGGATTACCTGGACAATGGCTTTGTTTGATTTGATCGCTGTTGAACTTCCGCGCAGAAGCACAGAATTACCAGTTTTCAAACAAAGGCTTGATGCATCAACCGTCACATTCGGGCGCGCCTCATAGATCATGCCAATAACCCCGAGCGGGACGCGCGTCTGTGAAATTAAAAGGCCATTTTGCCGTTCCCATTGCTCCAATACTTCACCAACTGGGTCCTTTAGCTGTGTTAACGATATTAAGGCTTCCGCCATATCTTCAAGCCTCGCCGCATCCAACCTAAGCCGATCCAAAACTGATTCACTCATCCCATTATCTGTCCCGGCAGCCAGATCTTTTTTATTTTCTGCAAGGATAAATTCCTTTTCCTTGATCAGCTGGCTGGAAATGAGTATTAGAGCTGAATTTTTCTGTTCTGTTGTCTTTTTTCCCATTAACGCAGCTGCTTTTTTTGCTTTTTCCCCTTTTTGAATCAATTCGATTGCACTCATTAATTCTTCTCCTTTCGCTGGCTGACCCAGTGATCACGGTGGATAACAACGCTTCTATCACTGTTGACAATGGCCATCGCCTCTGAACTTGATAACCCTTTAATTTCGCCTAGCTCCCTTGATGAAAAATTGACCTGTCCTCTCCCTACTAATTCGCCATTGGGGCCAACTATCTCCACGACATCGTTAACCATAAAGCTGCCAATAATATTTGTTATCCCAGCCGGAAGGAGACTTTTACCATGTTTTAAAATGGCCTGAACTGCCCCCTTGTCCACCTCAACCTTTCCTCTTGGAATCGAATGCAGTGCCAGCCATTGCTTCGATGTTTTCAGGCTTGCATGAGAAGTACATCCAATATAGGTGCCATCCCCTTTCCCATCCAGAATCTCTACCAGTTTCTCCGCTCCAGTACCAGAGCCAATAAAAACCTGAACTCCCAATGCCGTTGCAGTCCGTGCAGCTTCAAGCTTTGTTTTCATTCCTCCCGTCCCGACTTTTGAACCCGCTCCTGATGCACTTTCGAATAATTCATCCGGAATTTTCGCAAGGTAGTTGAACTTTTTGGCATCTGGATTGGTCCTGGGATTTTGATCATATATTCCATTGATATCTGTCAAGATTATTAAATGATTTGCATGAATGAGGCCGCTCACCAATGCGGAAAGCAAGTCATTATCACCGAATGCCAGCTCCTCAATCGATACGGAATCATTTTCATTTATGATTGGAAGCACATTTCGTTTTAGTAGTTCGGATATTGTTGCATATGCATTCTGATACTGTTCTTTATGAAGGAAATTTTGCCGTGTAAGCAGCAGTTGTGCGGCAACAAGTCCATATTTTTTCAATTCCTCTGTATATCCCTTGAGAAGATGGCCCTGCCCTACTGCTGCAGCTGCCTGCTTCCCGGCAATGGTTACAGGCCGGGATGAATACCCGAGGTCGCCAAAACCGGCGGCAACGGCTCCTGATGAAATCAAAATCACTTCATGGCCAAGCTTCTTCAAGCGCGCCAGCGCATCTACATGTTCGCGCAGCATATCGATACAAAGCCCGCCATTCAAGTTTGTCAGTGAACTGCTTCCAATCTTTACGACAATCCTCTTTCTTTTCATATGCTGCCACCTTCTTTTTGTTATTGGTTCAACAATAAT belongs to Mesobacillus sp. AQ2 and includes:
- a CDS encoding glutamate-5-semialdehyde dehydrogenase; amino-acid sequence: MSAIELIQKGEKAKKAAALMGKKTTEQKNSALILISSQLIKEKEFILAENKKDLAAGTDNGMSESVLDRLRLDAARLEDMAEALISLTQLKDPVGEVLEQWERQNGLLISQTRVPLGVIGMIYEARPNVTVDASSLCLKTGNSVLLRGSSTAIKSNKAIVQVIHRALEKSDLPVDAVQLVEDTSRDTASEMFKLNRYLDVLIPRGGAKLIKTVVENSTVPVLETGAGNCHVFIDQSADRNMAINISMNAKTQRPSVCNACETILVHEEWAAMHLPKLVETLQDKGVIIHGDEMVPGRAIIPATEQDWSTEYLGLEVAIKVVGSIDEAISHINGYGTKHSEVIVSSDPENVYRFLQEVDAAAVYHNASTRFTDGYEFGFGAEIGISTQKLHARGPMGLQALTSTKYIIKGNGQVK
- the proB gene encoding glutamate 5-kinase, which gives rise to MKRKRIVVKIGSSSLTNLNGGLCIDMLREHVDALARLKKLGHEVILISSGAVAAGFGDLGYSSRPVTIAGKQAAAAVGQGHLLKGYTEELKKYGLVAAQLLLTRQNFLHKEQYQNAYATISELLKRNVLPIINENDSVSIEELAFGDNDLLSALVSGLIHANHLIILTDINGIYDQNPRTNPDAKKFNYLAKIPDELFESASGAGSKVGTGGMKTKLEAARTATALGVQVFIGSGTGAEKLVEILDGKGDGTYIGCTSHASLKTSKQWLALHSIPRGKVEVDKGAVQAILKHGKSLLPAGITNIIGSFMVNDVVEIVGPNGELVGRGQVNFSSRELGEIKGLSSSEAMAIVNSDRSVVIHRDHWVSQRKEKN